From the genome of Acropora palmata chromosome 8, jaAcrPala1.3, whole genome shotgun sequence:
ATCTTGTGGGAGCATTAATGAGATTTTTGGTTTAAGTGTAGTGGAACAAGTGTGTCTTTGTATAGGAGGGGTGGGTTGTGTGAGCCGAGATACAAGGTGGTAAAAATTATCATATTGTTTCCTTCAATTCTCCGCAGATTTATTGTGATAATTAAAAAACCAAAGGAATCATCAGAAACTGAGTCTTGAAAATCTCATGGATAGAACTGCTGTGGAACAtttcaatcaaaataaattaaatcatCCATCACTGTCACAATATTATAAATTGCTCATAGAGCAATGAAATTCGCATATCAGATTCAATAATTGTCTGCAAGAAACAAGCTAAATTGAGGACACAGCTGAAAGTTTGTCCAGATTTCCGAAGCTTTCacatattgaaacaaaagtgACAGATATGAAAGTCATATGATTTGGtagaaagcaaaacaacacCACTCTCCTTTCCCATAAAACTCCATATTGACACAATATCTAGAAAAGCATCAAAGTCCTTGTGCTTTTGTGTTGTTCATGGTGCAGTGCATTTCTGGTTAAATGCATCACATGATTCTGGTAAAAAGTGATGAATTAGGTAATCCATCCCAGTGCACATACTTTTCTTTGAATCTAGATTACGTTGCTGCTCACTCGCTTGATCTACAGCTACTaactttttgtcttcttttcacAACACACAATCTCTCCATTCGGTCCATCATCTCTTTGCAGTGAAAATTTAACCTTTATGAACTTGTTTACTaccaaattttattgtttcacttccccacagATACAACACCACAGTCTCTTTAGCAACTAACTTTTGATTTCCTTTAAGGAGTTTATAGTTATGCTAACAAGCATCCTGTCACAAGAGTTGAAATTGTTGGATATATTGTCAGCATTGATGTTAAGGAGAAACTCACAACATATGGAGGTATAGAAATTATGCACCTCTAGCCGTCAGTgatagagtggttttcaaatgattgtcaaaaataataatgctgCCGTTTTGGTCTTTGCCTTTGTTGGTTTTCTCATTGGCTTTAAGAAATGGAAAGTAAAATGTTTAACTCTACAGATTGGAAACAGCCAAGATATTGGCATTGGTATAACTTGCAAATCAAGTTGACTTGTGAAACCAAGTATTGTATttaatttggtttttgtttgtgtcagGCCACCTCGTTTTCAAAGTAACTGACTTGATTGGTTTTACTTTAATTGGCTTGTCGTTGGTTTGCAAAGACAAGTAAATTACCTCCTGGATTCAGACGGTTCGATTGGTTGGCTGAAATTGGTAGTTAAGTTGTTTGattgttgtgattggctgcagtttttggtttttgagagTCATGTGAAAACTGCTGCAACCTTTGCAACTTGCCAACGCAGTGTCTCTATGTGGCGCAATGCAAAATGAGTTGtgttttaacattttcatggCATAAAGTAAAGAGAACTTCATAGCTGAACTGATCAGTTACTCTAagaatttatatttttgtgaAAGCAATTCAATTTGTTGACAAAAAGAAGTTCAATTTGTTAACAGGTGTTCACCAGATAAATAAAAGTCAACCTATGATAATTATTCCTTTTACAATTTCCACTGACATAAATGTTGGCCGagttaatttgacaatgggccCGGCTGTTAATTAATACATAAAATATGAGTGTTTACAATGGCGGACCAATAGGATGTGAATATTTCATTGAAGtggtgaaatgaaacaagcaTTTTAATCAGTATACTAgagatctgtatcaaaagttttGAATACTAATTAGCTGAGTCGGagtctgtatcaaaagttattACAACTGATTAATAACTCATCAACCctggttgatttgtattggggtttACAGACGTGCACATGTGACTGTCAGATAACTAACtattatgaattattaatgaattttagtAGTAAATTAAGATCAAGATTAAGCGACAGTTCTCTGACAATTTATTTCATTACAGTTGATGACGGAAGTGGAACGATACCATGTTGTAGATGGCGTCAATCTGATGAAAGTGTGGATAATGGACAAGAACAGCTAAATCTTGGACAGCTGGTGACAGTGCAGGgcaaaatttctgttttcagGGAACAGCGTCAGCTCACTGTCGATCTGATCTGTATCCATTTTTATGGCTGCAACAGTACCCAAGTGATACATCAACTTGAGTGCAGAGatttgtccaggattgcactcAACTAGGTGCACATGCACATGCATAATAAGCATCACAAAGCATCCCCTCAACCTTTTTCGTtaccttaaccctttcccgcctgtgagtgccaattggcactttcatagattttactctgtctaacgccagatgattttactcgtccTATGGGGAACTCCTTGGGTAGGAAAAGGTTAACCATCACTTCTGGCTCACAATAAAGATCTTAGGGTGTCCTCCTAATTCTGCTCCTGaaagaggcaaaaacattGATCCTGACCCAAAATCTATCCTTAAAGAAATGCTTTACATTTAGTGATATTTATCAAATTGAGCATGCATTAATTAGtagcatttctggacataagtgaaAATATGAATCAATACTGAATTGCCTCTACCctctggggcttttcagggccaatgaaacaaagtgCTGAAATAAACTAAACAAGTTAAGACTGCCAACTGGCAGAAGGCAGATCAGTTGGCTATGCACAAGCACAGCCTccgagttgaaccagggactacctagaacaaatccagctagtggtcagagcgggacttgaactcagGATCTACAGATTTCAAGTGTAGATCACTAACCAGGTACTGGATTAGGGGGGTGGGGTGGATGGGATTTGTGGCTGCATCCCTGGGACTGGAGGGCTTGTCGCAAAACAGGTTCTGTGCTCTAGGCTTATGTGGGCAAGACCAGCCCTCAGTTTGCTGAACACCTGACAATGTGTTGCGTTGTGTTAGCCTTAACAATAATGAGATGCAGAGTCAGACCCAAACACAGAAACTCTGCTCTGGTTAGAGACAGTTAATCTTGGTAAGACAGTCTATAGAAAAACCTTTCCCCCATCACTGAAAGAGTCCCAGGCAGACAAAGAGGGGTTGACTAAAGAAGCACAACTGAAGCCAGCTATTTTACAGCACATCCATGAGAACAAGATGGTAGCATTTCAATTCAGAACACTGTGTCTTGAGCCAGACATAATACAGATTGCAACAGATGCTGTCAGAGAAAGGCCAACTGAACAGGTGCTAAGTCGTAGTCAGTTTCTGgcaactttgaaacaatttctctTTCAGTTGATAAACAGTAAAGTTAACCTCAAAAAGGTTTAGATTGCTAAATCATCTACAACATTTTGCATCTAATTAATATTTGGGgttgaaagaaatgtgatgGAATTAATCAGTCACTTAAAAATGCCAGGCATCTGGTTAAGTGACTATCATAAGTCTTAACTTCCCTCAAAGAGAGTGCCAAAAATTATAAGATTATtctaatttattaatttttttggcatcaATATTTCTTTAAGCTTCAAGGGAAAATGTTGGATGGCCCTTATGAAGCAAAGAAGGTTATCCGTCAAGCAGTGAAAGGTCTGGAGAGAGAAGGAGTTTTGTATTTCAAGGACTCTTCCTCTGATCTTTATGAGGTCTGTAAAACGTTTTCTTCTTGAAAATCAGCTTTACTAATAGTTGGGGAAGGTTTTGTTATTTCCTCAATATAATGCACCCAAATCTAGTCTTATCATTGTTCTGGTCACACTTTTTTCACATTAATAGGTCATTAGTCACGACCATAACCTTGGAGCAGCAATCTTAA
Proteins encoded in this window:
- the LOC141889214 gene encoding CST complex subunit STN1-like; translated protein: MAAREEPCHFPPVRLWGLDALFWSHMKLFVKQIQYLQEVPDHKGVYSYANKHPVTRVEIVGYIVSIDVKEKLTTYGVDDGSGTIPCCRWRQSDESVDNGQEQLNLGQLVTVQGKISVFREQRQLTVDLIYAESDPNTETLLWLETVNLGKTVYRKTFPPSLKESQADKEGLTKEAQLKPAILQHIHENKMVAFQFRTLCLEPDIIQIATDAVRERPTEQLQGKMLDGPYEAKKVIRQAVKGLEREGVLYFKDSSSDLYEVISHDHNLGAAILKAIKKISVPPHTPVSKWAIMDVLHSSHKFHFVTLHQLEESLDKLLQSSDVYRHSENDYCLVTVNIAEQINGKT